AAGATCTTCATTACCAAAGATCATAGCAATACTAACTCTAAAGACTTTAAGCTCTTTCTAAGTTGCCCTAAATACTCATGAATCCTTCCGATGAACCTCTCGATATCAGGATCGATCGGTAGAAATTCGACCTTTACTCCATACTCTTTCTCAACTTCATAAACATAGTCGAGCTTCCCGAAGGGATAGATAGGGCCGTTCGGACTTTCCAAGAAGGCCATATTCACAACAATCAATTTTGGTTTCAATCTTGATTCAAGTAAGAAGTCGAGCATATGCTTCACTATCTTTACCGATAACTTTGAAGGTAAGGTCACCAAAATGATTTCGGGGCTTACGATCTTCATCAGCGTCAATAATTCCTCACCCATCCCCGGAGGTGTATCGATGACGATCAGGCGCTC
This DNA window, taken from Nitrososphaerales archaeon, encodes the following:
- a CDS encoding P-loop NTPase, which translates into the protein MNPILEMAKDRLRGKVIAVMSAKGGVGKSIIASLIALNLSEKQRAALIDLDIYGNSILKLFGIQELHRVSKDGIEPFIIGNLSIYTVGGLIGDRYVVLPGGYEGGVIESLLGLANIRERLIVIDTPPGMGEELLTLMKIVSPEIILVTLPSKLSVKIVKHMLDFLLESRLKPKLIVVNMAFLESPNGPIYPFGKLDYVYEVEKEYGVKVEFLPIDPDIERFIGRIHEYLGQLRKSLKSLELVLL